In Camelina sativa cultivar DH55 chromosome 17, Cs, whole genome shotgun sequence, the genomic stretch gatttattttataattgtgtttagagttcaagaacggtgcttaattgttgaattctgtttacttaattaattgatatgattttccataatttcctgagaatttccctagatatagggtttttaattcctgaatttacaacatttttattttctgtttttgcattgataaattacaattttggtttagcataattaaaatattattaaatctattgtgtgaatgtTAGAATCAATATGTTTCGACCATTTATGTTTCTCCATAGCTCATAGAAACTACGTACGATTATCAATATTACAATCACTCACACCTCCTTTTAGTTCATGATCAATATCAATCTTTCTTGTTCAACGTATAAAAACTGAAATTCTCAGACCCAACattaaagcaaacaaaataatggtatatatgtttttttatcatTGGCTTAGAAGCCGAAAACATAACTAATCACAGAAATAGTCACCTCaaaatatggagaaatataAGAAACACAAAGATAGATAATGCTATTAGTCCTGCATGAAAAGAACACACTTACATAAGCTTCACATCTTCAACATAGTTTGTAAATGCGTGAACCCTACTGTACTGAGAAAACTCTTCAAATAATAAACCTTCCAATTTTACTTTGGTGAAAGTGTTGCTCTCAAGATTGTAGTATAAAATGAAGAAAGGACATGCATAGCTCGTTTTACTTTGGTCAAACACAAACACCATTTCGCAACTACCAATCATTCCAGCAGGACGTACATGGctcattttttttaaccatcGAAGAGGAATTCGTTTGACACGCTTTGACCATATATGTTGCTCGACATCCTCTAAAACCCACAACTCAAAAGAATCAAGGTAGATACCACTCTTATAGGCACCTAATTTACCCTTCTACTCGATCAAAGTGAAACCGAAAGAGTCTATCCTTGTTGCCAAGTCTCAACACTAACAAGAAAGAATTTCTCAGACCGAACATCAAAGCAGACGATTGTAGGTTTTCCCTTCTCCATCTCCGATGGATAATAGATAACACCATCAATGCATATCCCACTCTCGTTTAGATTTAGAGGATACAGAGTTGTGCAACATTGGATCTCTCTCCATAAGAGATTTTCATTCTCAGTCCCTATTGTGAGAACGTGATACTCACTGGAACACTTTTTGAAATCGAAAGGAAAACTCCACCAGGTGATACACAATACCTTGAACTGTTTGTCGATTGGATCATACCcatgataatatttttcttttcttgcctTTGAGCTTACTTTCTCCATTCTCAGGTTCGGTAAGGTTAAAGACTCTCCCGTGAAGGGGTTAGAAATCACAGTAAATGTTGAAACTGTCTTCATCAGTATGTTGACGACAGACTAGTCCTTGGATAGGTTGACATACTTCATAGAGATCTTTTCCAGAAGTCTTATGATGGAAGGTGGCTACAAGAGACAAGTTCACATCTGGATTATGAGGTGAAGTGTAGAAGAACAAATCTCCTGCATATTCGATGGTGAGCAGGATCCGCGGTGGTGGATCTGGGAACGTGATCGGGAACAATAGGTTGTTGTTTGTACGGCGAATAACCGATGACCAGAGCTTGGATACGCAACGACACTGAGCCATAGACTTCATCGGCAATCTCGACATGATATTGATGACGACATCAACAGGGAGCACCGGATATTCTCCAGACGGTTTATTGGATCCACACTTGGACATGGTCTGCTCCTCCTGATTTGTCATAGCGGTGGAGTAAGCCCTAAGTAAGCTTCTAAAAAACTATACTCACTcggtttcatattaagtgtcaaTTTAGACTGtaaattttgttacaaaataagtgtcaaTTTGTATTTCCAATGTAGAtgtttgttaaattttccaattttatctctactaatttaatgtattaaccaatagaaaaagttgtataatatattaataagggGTAAAATAGaagatttaatgattttcttaatatgtgtgagaaATCCTAAAATAACACTTAAtatgaaatggagggagtattttttttttttttgtaggctATCTTGTTGTTCTAAGAAATCATTTGGCATTCTATTTTTGCaacatttgttattttctttttaatatttttagtgtatttttttcaGTTAACTTCTATGACatacattatcttatttatatttatatttaagataaaatataatgtgatattatacattataagatgtttaatttaaatctttaatttgtGCAGTATATTGTCTAAAAtcatggtttttctttttctctaaaaagttgTCATTTGACACTCTCTTCTTGcaacatgtgtcattttctctttataatatttttagtgtatttttttcaattagatttatatgacatacattattttatttttatttttatttaagacaaaatataatttgatatgatattatacattataagatgttcaaatttcattaatttgtgTTGCATATTATCCAAAATAAtgcttctctcttttatttctttttcctttatttctttattataatagatatataatttattttgcttgAAATTCCTTCAGATATTATTAGttacattaaaaaattatatttaacaaaataataaatgtatgtATTTATGAACATTCTcgcatattttattatatttcatattctatcacatattttgtaactctcatattaatttCATTCTGTTGAAAttcctatcatatatttatagttatattaactaaaaaaattatacttaaaacaactaataaatgtatttttgctgaaccttctcacatattttattaaatttaaaattctatcACATATATTAtaactctcatattaataatcatatacatCTTTAAGGtactaaatttcattttattgaaattatttaCTTATGTTATACTTTGACACTTTTGTAACTTCcatagtattattaatattgtaataAATGACTAATAACAAttagaaacataataaatattaaaatacattaatatgtgtttattacattttgtaactctcatatagCTTATGTAACTccttataaatataaattgatataagAATTAGTGCACTAACTACCTAATTAAATAATGAATTTATAATAGGCTTCTAACTCCaatttttcctataaaaaaagACAGACATCTCAATAACCATCATATCTCAAACCTCACATAAATTTGTAAACTCTATAAATTTTcaactaattaatattatcttagtgtatttctttattttatataataaagtaaagttttcttaATCTCATACTTTAAAAAACTGACAAAAGGCACTCATTCGTCACAAAATTgtgtacataaaaaaatatccaaaaaagaTATCTTGACATTTTAGCAATGTCCTTTTCGAAATTTCTTGACATTTTAGTAATATCTTTTTTTGACATATCTTGACATTTTAGTAAGGTTTTCTTTTGACAAGCTCTAAGAAGTTTTTATTTGGCATTCTCTTCTTGcaacatgtgtcattttctctctaatatttttagtatattttttttaattaactttatatgacatacattatattatttatatttatatttaagtcCGTTTGAGCAAAAGTAACCGGTTCGTGAAAGTCTAcagaaaacaagaaatttaGGTCGAAAAGTATCTCTTTATTGATCAAGATGTTGATAACAAGTACAAGAAACAAGCCACAGCTAATCAACTAGAACCCTAATATTGCTCTTAAGTCGGTTGCTGTGGTTTTGTTGCGCCTCTTGTACTTGCTCCTTATCTCGTGTCCTTCTCCCTTTGAGAGGTCGCTTATTTATATGGTTTTTGAACCCTAGTTCCTCGTGGGAActgtcttcttcctttccttttttttttgataacttcCTATTTTATTTATGGTTAGTTTCCAATTACTTGTCGGTTGTTTGTCCTCCAAGGTAAAGGATTGGGCTTCTCGTATATGTCGGTAGGCCTTTTTACAGGTTGTTTATGATCTTTAGGAGGTTGTCTAGAACCTTCCATCAAATGAACCGGTCTTCTTAACAACCGGTTAAATATCATCAATAGCCTTTGAGCTCTTTTAGACAACCGGCCACATGGTTTAGCAACTGTCACATGTTGTTTAGTCGATGAATTATTTTTACCCAACAAAGACAAACTATAATTTGATAGTATACATTATAATATGTTCAaattattctttaatttgtatagCGCATTGtccaaaataatgattttctcctttatttctttattttatatataatagatatataatttattgtatatgtattaattttttaaaatgtaactcccaTAATGTttgggagaaaaagaaaaacttattgatgtaaaaaatataacactcatcattttaatacattttgATGTAttaatcactacaagaaaacctgcaATTTGGGACTCCAGTTTGTGACTGTTTTTTGTCGCAAAAATTTGCTACTTTTGTGATTGTTTTACTACGTATTAacgaaattagaaaaaataaagggAAACACGTCGCCTATTAACGCCAAAAATACAACGTCGCAATTCCATCTCAATTTAGCGAGACCATATACGTACTCTTTTGTGACTCAATATATTTAGTCGCAAAACAGACGCATTTTGTGACTACTTTACAACTACCGTTTTGGTCTTAACAAGCAGTCTCAAATGAGTCGTGATATGGCGACCTATTTACAACGACGTTTTCGAGTATCATTTAGTACAAAGTCGTCGCGGCATGTCAACAAAAAACGTTGAGGATGTGAAAGTTAGATGTACTCAACTTTTGGAACTCCTTTAAAAAcggtcgcaaaatagtcgcaaCATGTTGGCAAAAAACTTGAAGAATGTGTGTCAGGTGTAATGAACTTTTGTGACTCTTTCTGAAATGGTTGCAAAAGCTTCACAAATTTTCTCCTATATATATGGCACCACTTCTTCCTTCATTTACATCcacatcaaaaaaagaaaacagagaagaagaaaaaaacagataaggaaaaaaagaaggaaaaaagaacggaaaaaaatggagaaaaaagagagtaaaaaagaaaaacaatgtgGAACAATCCGCTACGAGCATGGATATACAATCAGATCGATCCATCCACTAATCTTATCTCATTGGATTATTCGGCGGGTGTGGAAGAGTTCATCACTTTTACCAGTAGTCGTGCACAAAATAGTAGAGATAGTTTTTATTGCTCTTGTGTAGTATGTCAGAATTCAAAGTCTTTGAAAGCTGTCTCAATTTCGAGTCATTTGCTAAGTAGAGGGTTTATGCCTAACTATTATGTATGTTATGAACATGGTGAAGATTATGATGTTGTTGGGGAAGGAACTAGTAATATACATATGGTTTACCCCTACTATTATGCTTCAACCATACTCCTTAAGATGGGTTTTGTTAAGGCCCAATCTACTCACTAAATTGTAATACATCATACCAAGGAATAATCAATTAGCGAGCCTCACCTTTACTGATAAAATATAGGTTTTTTATTGGTCTTCTTATgcttgagacttgagagaagCTGTTCTAGTATGTGCCAATTGAATCTATAAACTcattgtatgatatatatacaaatatatcatTTGTACTGTATGTTTAGTTTCAGGTTATAAAACGTTCTTATCTCAAAGCTGATGTTTACCTACATGATCTGGAGAAATTGACTAAACCAAGTCAAAACCCCAATAGCGTGTTCCACTGACTTGTGTCCATAACTTTATAAAAATTCTTGAACCAGTCTTGATGCTCATCTACATACATATTGCCGTGGATCCTGGAGCGAGAAGACAAATTCTTCAAAATTAATGGACCTCCAATTAGATTTCAACTTCAAAAACATCTCCTTATTTCATTTCATTCCGTTTGAATAGCTTCACCCCTTTTTATAAAGCATCgatttttcgggttttaaatATGTTCTGTTCTTCTAAGTCTTCACAATCTTTGTCTTGATGTGAGAATCTTTCGTTTTCCTTTCTTTCCACGCAAAAAGTCTTGAGTTTTCTTCCCTTGAATTTTGAACCAAATTCATTAGgtttttcaccatttttttatCAGCGATATGGACGAAGAATCTAGTAGTTCTGTTTTCAGAAAATTCGAAGGAGAAGAGACTATGGGAAAAGTACTTCTATTTGCAACCGTATCAATTTTCACAGGGGTTATGTTCCTCCTCTTGCTTCATCTCTACGCTAGACTCTTTTGGTGGCGTGTGGAACAACATTTCAACCTAAACCTAATCCAATCCGACGATCCTGGCTCCACAGTCATCGGCCGTAACCATCGAAGACGTCGTTTCGTCTTTGCTCAAGCTCAAGAAGATCCTCCTTGTAATACCGGTCTTCATTCTAAAATCCTCCAATCGATCCATGTTGTTGCTTTCAAGTCAACGGACTTTAAAGACGGGCTAGAATGCGCCGTTTGTCTCTCTGATCTCGTTGATGGCGACAAAGCTAGGGTGTTACCAAGGTGTAATCATGGGTTCCATGTTGATTGCATCGACATGTGGTTTCAGTCTCATTCCACTTGTCCTCTCTGTAGAAACACAGTTGGTTCCGTGGAAGAGACGGCACATGGAGAAAGTTCTGAAGACCGTGAGGCTTtatctcaaaatcaaaactttgaatcAGGGAACTCGAGTAATCAGCATAATCCATCTCAAGATCAGAGCCCTGTTTTTGGATCTTGCTCTGTTAGAAGCGCATGCCTCCTTGTTACTGAAGATTCTCCTACTGGAAATTTTGCAGATTCTTCTAACGATCATCAACAAGAATCTACTGATACATGTGACAGAGCACAAGAAGTGACTACGGTTGTAGTGGACATTCATGCGGATACAAATGAGAATTTCTCCGAGAGAGTCGGCGAAGAAGAACCTAAGTCACCGATGTTCACAAGGCTAAGTTCGCTTAAGAAGTTTTTGAGTAGAGAGAAGAAAGGTGTAGTTTGCATTATTGGTTCAAGCgggaccaacaacaacaatgtttaaataaataagaaatatatgtTGAACCCAATCAAGAGAGATCTCGAGATCAAAATATGAATTGGTTATCTTTGTATATGATACTAGTGTTACATAAACATTACATATGTACGTACACAGTTTGTTTTGATTcaaatctcttttgttttttttttatattagataTGATGATCAAGCCATGGTTGATATAGTTTAGAATCCAATTCTTGCAATGGTATGGACTGAAAACATAACTAAGAAGTATATACACTGATCAACTGAAGTAAGACAAAGTTTTGCAAGTGCAACATCATAATATAGGGGTTTTAATTAGATCTGTTTTTAAGATAATatccaaacattaattaatcgGAACACactttaaattttacataaagtCTCACCTACTGAAATCCAAAATATAAAGTCTCACCTACTGAAGCCTTGAACTCATAGTCCAGAAAGGTGGAAACAGAAGTCATACTATGCTCAAACTTTTCAAAACCCTGAATATTGATTCTTGTAACCGTGTGCCTCTCTATATTGTAGTAGTAAATGCAGAAAGGGTGATAGCCTGTGACCGGAGAAAATACAATCTCACCGGTACCAGTCATTCCAAGAAAGAAACATGCTTTGTCGAGTTGGGATGGCAATATGCATATACGTTTCGACCATATATGTTCTCCAGCATCTTCTAAAACCCACAACGCAAATCTTTCTTCATAAGACCCACAACGCTGATGTGCACCTAATTTACCTTTGCAGTTGAACAATTGTAACCTCCTATTAGGGACAATGTCTTTATGTAATTTAACAAAGCTGAATTTCTCAAACCTAAAGTCGAAGCAAACCATCTTAGAACATCCATCAGGAAATGTAGCTCCGTAATACAGAACACCATTTATGCATATGTTATAATCCATGGAATCATGGGGAAGTACTGGGTCTTGGATCGTCCTCCATCGACGTTTTATTCCAGTCTCCAATGTCAAAATCCGATGAGTATCGGGTGTTCCATCACGAGACCATGTGATACACAACACTTTGAACTGTTTGCTGATCGGATCAAAGCCAAAATAGCTTTCCGTAATACCGCTAGCTTTCACACTGGGTAAAAATATGGACTCCCCAGTGCCGAAGGAAGACCAATCCACGGACTACTTGGGGACTGATATCCCATGGAATATATTTGCGAAGCCGAAAACACTTTTTATAAGGGGTGGCTACGAGAGAAGAGTTGTCATCTGGATTTTGAGGTTGAGGCGAAGAGGAGACAAATGACTCTTCATTAACTGGATCTTCATTATCTGAGTCTTCATTATCTGAGTCATTAACTGGGACGACGAAAAGGAGCCGTGGACGAGACACAGATTTAGTCAGGAACAGCTCTGTGAAATCAGGACGACGAAGTATGGATTCCAACGATTTGGATACGCAACGAAACCTAGCTATAGAATATGCCGGGACTCTCGAGAAGATATCAATAAGAAGGTCAACAGGGATTGGGTCTGAGTCTTGTCTTACCAAATTTGAAGATTGTGCGATCAATAGATCCTCCGAGAACTGCTGCTCCAGATTATTTTTCATGGCGGATGTTTCAAACCCTAGAATCACTTTTTCAGAGCTTACGCGAACGAAATCGAACTGACTTTATAGTGCCACGATCATAATGGGCCCTCTNNNNNNNNNNNNNNNNNNNNNNNNNNNNNNNNNNNNNNNNNNNNNNNNNNNNNNNNNNNNNNNNNNNNGCATCTTCTAAAACCCACAACGCAAATCTTTCTTCATAAGACCCACAACGCTGATGTGCACCTAATTTACCTTTGCAGTTGAACAATTGTAACCTCCTATTAGGGACAATGTCTTTATGTAATTTAACAAAGCTGAATTTCTCAAACCTAAAGTCGAAGCAAACCATCTTAGAACATCCATCAGGAAATGTAGCTCCGTAATACAGAACACCATTTATGCATATGTTATAATCCATGGAATCATGGGGAAGTACTGGGTCTTGGATCGTCCTCCATCGACGTTTTATTCCAGTCTCCAATGTCAAAATCCGATGAGTATCGGGTGTTCCATCACGAGACCATGTGATACACAACACTTTGAACTGTTTGCTGATCGGATCAAAGCCAAAATAGCTTTCCGTAATACCGCTAGCTTTCACACTGGGTAAAAATATGGACTCCCCAGTGCCGAAGGAAGACCAATCCACGGACTACTTGGGGACTGATATCCCATGGAATATATTTGCGAAGCCGAAAACACTTTTTATAAGGGGTGGCTACGAGAGAAGAGTTGTCATCTGGATTTTGAGGTTGAGGCGAAGAGGAGACAAATGACTCTTCATTAACTGGATCTTCATTATCTGAGTCTTCATTATCTGAGTCATTAACTGGGACGACGAAAAGGAGCCGTGGACGAGACACAGATTTAGTCAGGAACAGCTCTGTGAAATCAGGACGACGAAGTATGGATTCCAACGATTTGGATACGCAACGAAACCTAGCTATAGAATATGCCGGGACTCTCGAGAAGATATCAATAAGAAGGTCAACAGGGATTGGGTCTGAGTCTTGTCTTACCAAATTTGAAGATTGTGCGATCAATAGATCCTCCGAGAACTGCTGCTCCAGATTATTTTTCATGGCGGATGTTTCAAACCCTAGAATCACTTTTTCAGAGCTTACGCGAACGAAATCGAACTGACTTTATAGTGCCACGATCATAATGGGCCCTCTCTAGGCCCTGCTATAATTAGGGCCAATGCTTAATCGCCGATTTTTATCCATTTCCGTGTTAACGTTTTGTTTGGTgagcatttttattttagtgATCTTAgccctaatttttttattttttttcttttcctaatttctaattgaaaaaaaaagacaaagaaaaaaaatcgtcaGAGGTTGATTAGTAGACTACCATGGCGGATGTTATAGGTAGACTTGATTACCGTCTCGATCTACACTACTAGAAATACTTGGTAAAATGTTTAAGTTTAATACAAAAGCGTTGtttgtatttaaaaaacaaGACCAGATGTTAAATCTATTGGGATACAAACCAAGTCCAAGTCCTACATctgaagtttaaaaaaattattattaatatataaagggttagggtcaatctactaattgccaattggtttttagttagaaaaccaaaataagcccaaaatttaacatggtatcagagcccaaggttaaaattctggtggacctagaaaagtggatacaaACATGTCTATTGTTAACCCAAGTAATAGGCCCCAAAaaggggtttattatcggtccaagtgggatcgattcgagatggagttatcatctcgaggagaCATGTGGTCTTtggtttgaaggggagattgttgggatacaaaccaagtcccacatctgaagtttaaagagattatcattaatatataaaggattaggatcaatctactaattgccaattggtttttagttaaaaGCCCAcccaaaatttaacaaaaccAAGATATGCGTATGCCTTCAACTCACGGTTCAGTGTGGTCTGACTATGCCTATGATTCGGTTACGAGATCATAAATTGAAACTATTGTTGAGAAAAAGTCCCGTGTCAAAGCAATCTGAACGCTCATGTAAACTTCACATCTTCTACGTAATCTAAGAACAAGTGAGCTTTTGTACTAATCACAAACACTTAGCTGTAGATGATGAGAGAATACGACAACGACAATCAcgagagtatatatatagagatgatgAGTTGAGATCGTTGGAAGATCTGTGTTGTTGCATCGAGAGATTGTTTGGTGATCATCCTTCGAGAATTGCAGATCATGGCGAATGTAAATCCTATAGAGTCCTAAATAGATGATGGAGAACGAAATATGACAGCCAGAAGATTACTCATAATAAAGTTACAAGCTGAACATTATTGACAATGGAGAGATCGTGAAGAGTTTCTGCCTTTTGTCCATGCCTTTATCTAAGTTACAAGCTACTCATAATTAAGTTCCGACTTTGGTTCATGCCTTTATCTAATGATAAGCACATAACCGAAGTGAACCGGTGGTGTCAGCTAGGTTAAATGTAGAAAATAGATGTGGTTTCGTTATTGCTTTGTTATTTCTCCTATATTAGTGAGATGTATCACCCACCTCTCCAGGTACGTTTCTTAGTGGTAGATTTAGTAAATTGTAGTTAGTTTATTTGATTCATGGTGTTATATAAAGACATCGCTAAAGAACCTAGAGAgtatatgaagaaaaatattgttaaaaaatttgtgtttttttgttgttctgatGACCGAAATTAGCTTTTATAGCTGACATCTAATTTAATAAAGCAGAATTTCTCAAGCCTAAGAGGTGTATTGAATTTAACATTTGAAAGACTTTGTAggatattaatattttgaaattttgcaagatttaaagagtttttagaAGAATTGATtatcttttaaagtttttatattaaaaaaaaaagtaaataaaatgtgAATCTGTGAGATTCTATTATaaactttgggtgattttaaaatatttcacaagacaaaaaaaaaagagaatttgacTCCAATCTCTTCAAggacattcttttttttcatcagtTTTGATGCAGAGCACAAATGTAATAGCAAACCAACCCAGAAAATTAGGAAATTTGGTGAAAATATCAACAACAGCCAtaggaagacaaagaaaaaagcaGATCACGGTTTGGGTTTACAGATTGAAAGTTACAGCCACTTTTCCAGAATAGATCTAGGATGATAGAACCTGCGAGTAGCCAACTTTGAGACCAATTTTCCATAAAACCACAAGGAAACAGTAGACGATATTTATATCATTGGAAATATATTGTTCTCACGTTTCTAGAACATCTTTCAGAGCTCAATTCCGAGGTCTGCAGGCAaataaaacgaagaagaaagaatcaacCCTGAAACagataattatcttttaaatatatttttctcaccATTCTTTGGTTTCTCTCTGCAAGTACCAGCAACATCTTTAAGAACCATATGCTACAGGCTCCGTCTTTGATGCTCTTTGCTTTTTGTTTCAACAGTCTTTTCCCCCTTGTTGATTTTGTGTCTCAACTATTAAAACAAAAGCATCCAAGCCAAGACAGATACATACATCAACACAACTCCAAGAGttcctatataaaaaaaaactgagccTCCAAACCTTCTTAACAGCAAAAAGGGTTTAATCATAGTTGTCTTTGTGAATCACACCAACAAGATCAAGTCTGCTCCAGAATTCCATCAAGATTAAAAACAGCCAAACCTCATATGACACCACCAAACTCAAGCTCAAATAACTACCAGAATGATTATTAATAACCAGAGCTAAGAACTTGGCTGTTATGTGAGTgatttgggagagagagagatgaagaagaagaacaagtaagtgtaaaaagaaaaaccagtTTGTTTCACCAGTAGGTGGTCTCTCTGCAGTCAtccttctctctcaattttgATTTCATAGAAAAATACATGATTGAGGTAAGTTGCAGGTATCGatagtttttcttttgaaatccaTCAAAATTCCAGCTAAAAGGGTATGATTTTGAGGGAGATATTTTACAActaaaaaacaacataaaatctcttaaaatcttttaaaataacattttttaaaaaagttgtgatgtttgaataacagtagatttcaagtaagttttataaactattgattgaataacaagagattgtgtattattttaattgattttatatgaatgtcaagttgaataacattggattttgaaagattttaaaaatcatcaattgaataacaagtgattttaggaatactttaaaatcttttagaatttcaaatttaataccTCCCTCTAAAGTCGAAGCAAACTATCTGAAAACATCCAGCTAGAAAATAAactttgtaaattgtaatacaaaacaccattgaTGCAGATTCCATCATACATAGAATAATGGGGAAGTACTGGATCTTGGATGGTTCTCCATAGACGTTTTCCAGTCTCCAGTGTAAAAATCCGATGAGTATTGGGTGTTTCATAACGTGACCAAGTGTTACAGGAATTCCAATGTTGagccaaataaaacaaataaaggaaGCTGGAGGATGTTCAGCAAATAAAAGAAGTTTAGAGAGAGTTTTTGAATAAAGTAAATGAGTGAATAAAGAAGTGACGCGTTCCTTCAGTTTGGGTATGACACGTATTGTCGGTGGTTTTGGATGAGAGCAAAGGCACATGATCGAGAGTGAGGAGTCAATGATGGTTCGAGctgga encodes the following:
- the LOC104760022 gene encoding putative F-box protein At1g53550; this encodes MSKCGSNKPSGEYPVLPVDVVINIMSRLPMKSMAQCRCVSKLWSSVIRRTNNNLLFPITFPDPPPRILLTIEYAGDLFFYTSPHNPDVNLSLVATFHHKTSGKDLYECSSEYHVLTIGTENENLLWREIQCCTTLYPLNLNESGICIDGVIYYPSEMEKGKPTIVCFDVRSEKFFLVSVETWQQG
- the LOC104758733 gene encoding RING-H2 finger protein ATL60-like, whose product is MDEESSSSVFRKFEGEETMGKVLLFATVSIFTGVMFLLLLHLYARLFWWRVEQHFNLNLIQSDDPGSTVIGRNHRRRRFVFAQAQEDPPCNTGLHSKILQSIHVVAFKSTDFKDGLECAVCLSDLVDGDKARVLPRCNHGFHVDCIDMWFQSHSTCPLCRNTVGSVEETAHGESSEDREALSQNQNFESGNSSNQHNPSQDQSPVFGSCSVRSACLLVTEDSPTGNFADSSNDHQQESTDTCDRAQEVTTVVVDIHADTNENFSERVGEEEPKSPMFTRLSSLKKFLSREKKGVVCIIGSSGTNNNNV
- the LOC109129985 gene encoding putative F-box protein At1g53360, which encodes MKNNLEQQFSEDLLIAQSSNLVRQDSDPIPVDLLIDIFSRVPAYSIARFRCVSKSLESILRRPDFTELFLTKSVSRPRLLFVVPVNDSDNEDSDNEDPVNEESFVSSSPQPQNPDDNSSLSVDWSSFGTGESIFLPSVKASGITESYFGFDPISKQFKVLCITWSRDGTPDTHRILTLETGIKRRWRTIQDPVLPHDSMDYNICINGVLYYGATFPDGCSKMVCFDFRFEKFSFVKLHKDIVPNRRLQLFNCKGKLGAHQRCGSYEERFALWVLEDAGEHIWSKRICILPSQLDKACFFLGMTGTGEIVFSPVTGYHPFCIYYYNIERHTVTRINIQGFEKFEHSMTSVSTFLDYEFKASVGETLYFGFQ
- the LOC109129986 gene encoding putative F-box protein At1g53360 — protein: MKNNLEQQFSEDLLIAQSSNLVRQDSDPIPVDLLIDIFSRVPAYSIARFRCVSKSLESILRRPDFTELFLTKSVSRPRLLFVVPVNDSDNEDSDNEDPVNEESFVSSSPQPQNPDDNSSLVATPYKKCFRLRKYIPWDISPQSIFLPSVKASGITESYFGFDPISKQFKVLCITWSRDGTPDTHRILTLETGIKRRWRTIQDPVLPHDSMDYNICINGVLYYGATFPDGCSKMVCFDFRFEKFSFVKLHKDIVPNRRLQLFNCKGKLGAHQRCGSYEERFALWRAHYDRGTIKSVRFRSRKL